A portion of the Saimiri boliviensis isolate mSaiBol1 chromosome 1, mSaiBol1.pri, whole genome shotgun sequence genome contains these proteins:
- the FBXL7 gene encoding F-box/LRR-repeat protein 7 isoform X2, with protein sequence MRTLSTPSPALICPPNLPGFQNGRGSSTSSSSVTGETVAMVHSPPPTRLTHPLIRLASRPQKEQASIDRLPDHSVVRIFSFLPTNQLCRCARVCRRWYNLAWDPRLWRTIRLTGETINVDRALKVLTRRLCQDTPNVCLMLETVTVSGCRRLTDRGLYTIAQCCPELRRLEVSGCYNISNEAVFDVVSLCPNLEHLDVSGCSKVTCISLTREASIKLSPLHGKQISIRYLDMTDCFVLEDEGLHTIAAHCTQLTHLYLRRCVRLTDEGLRYLVIYCASIKELSVSDCRFVSDFGLREIAKLESRLRYLSIAHCGRVTDVGIRYVAKYCSKLRYLNARGCEGITDHGVEYLAKNCTKLKSLDIGKCPLVSDTGLECLALNCFNLKRLSLKSCESITGQGLQIVAANCFDLQTLNVQDCEVSVEALRFVKRHCKRCVIEHTNPAFF encoded by the exons ATTTCAGAATGGAAGGGGCTCGTCCACCTCCTCGTCCTCCGTCACCGGGGAGACGGTGGCCATGGTCCACTCCCCGCCCCCGACCCGCCTCACTCACCCGCTCATCCGGCTCgcctccagaccccagaaggAGCAGGCCAGCATCGACCGGCTCCCGGACCACTCCGTGGTGCgcatcttctccttcctgcccacCAACCAGCTGTGCCGCTGCGCGCGCGTGTGCCGCCGCTGGTACAACCTGGCGTGGGACCCGCGCCTCTGGAGGACGATACGCCTGACGGGCGAGACCATCAACGTGGACCGCGCCCTCAAGGTGCTGACCCGCAGACTCTGCCAGGACACCCCCAACGTGTGTCTCATGCTGGAAACCGTAACTGTCAGTGGCTGCAGGCGGCTCACAGACCGAGGGCTGTACACCATCGCCCAGTGCTGTCCCGAACTGAGGCGACTGGAAGTCTCAGGCTGTTACAATATCTCCAACGAGGCCGTCTTTGACGTGGTGTCCCTGTGCCCCAACCTGGAGCACCTGGATGTGTCAG GGTGCTCCAAAGTGACCTGCATCAGCTTGACCCGGGAGGCCTCCATTAAACTGTCCCCCTTGCATGGCAAACAGATTTCCATCCGCTACCTGGACATGACGGACTGCTTCGTGCTGGAGGACGAAGGCCTGCACACCATCGCGGCGCACTGCACGCAGCTCACCCACCTGTACCTGCGTCGCTGCGTCCGCCTGACCGACGAGGGCCTGCGCTACCTGGTCATCTACTGCGCCTCCATCAAGGAGCTGAGCGTCAGCGACTGCCGCTTCGTCAGCGACTTCGGCCTGCGGGAGATCGCCAAGCTGGAGTCCCGCCTGCGGTACCTGAGCATCGCGCACTGCGGCCGGGTCACCGACGTGGGCATCCGCTATGTGGCCAAGTACTGCAGCAAGCTGCGCTACCTCAACGCGAGGGGCTGCGAGGGCATCACGGACCACGGCGTGGAGTACCTCGCCAAGAACTGCACCAAACTCAAGTCCCTGGATATCGGCAAATGCCCTTTGGTATCCGACACCGGCCTGGAGTGCCTGGCCCTGAACTGCTTCAACCTCAAGCGGCTCAGCCTCAAGTCCTGCGAGAGCATCACCGGCCAGGGCTTGCAGATCGTGGCCGCCAACTGCTTCGACCTCCAGACGCTGAATGTCCAGGACTGCGAGGTCTCCGTGGAGGCCCTGCGCTTCGTCAAACGCCACTGCAAGCGCTGCGTCATCGAGCACACCAACCCGGCTTTCTTCTGA